One genomic window of Capricornis sumatraensis isolate serow.1 chromosome 15, serow.2, whole genome shotgun sequence includes the following:
- the TLDC2 gene encoding TLD domain-containing protein 2 gives MRSLRWRYTRLPSQVEDALSGEEDKEEEEEKEEETTPAPTPVPERPVVPQLAGASQVLGASEMSQLSLHLPPRVTGYSWSLAFCTSRDGFSLQSLYRQMEGHSGPVLLVLRDQDGQMFGAFSSSALRLSKGFYGTGETFLFSFSPQLKVFKWTGSNSFFVKGDLDSLMMGCGSGHFGLWLDGDLYRGGSHPCATFNNEVLARQEQFCINELEAWVLS, from the exons ATGAGAAGTCTCCGCTGGCGTTACACTCGGCTG CCCAGCCAGGTGGAAGATGCTCTTTCTGGGGAGGAGgacaaggaagaggaagaggaaaaggaggaggagacaacCCCAGCCCCAACTCCGGTTCCCGAACGACCCGTGGTGCCCCAGCTGGCAGGAGCCAGCCAGGTTCTGGGAGCCTCGGAAATGAGTCAG CTCagtctccacctgcccccaagaGTCACTGGATACTCCTGGAGCCTGGCCTTCTGCACGTCAAGGGACGGCTTCAGTCTGCAGAGCCTGTACAGGCAGATGGAGGGCCACAGTGGGCCGGTGCTGCTGGTGCTGAGAGACCAGGACGGGCAG ATGTTTGGGGCCTTCTCCTCCTCGGCCCTTCGACTCAGCAAAGGCTTCTATGGTACTGGCGAGaccttcctcttctccttctctccaCAGCTGAAG GTCTTCAAGTGGACAGGAAGCAACTCTTTCTTTGTGAAAGGCGACTTGGATTCTCTGATGATGGGCTGTGGCAG TGGCCACTTTGGGCTGTGGTTGGATGGAGACTTGTACCGTGGGGGGAGCCACCCCTGTGCGACCTTCAACAATGAGGTGCTGGCCCGGCAGGAGCAGTTCTGCATCAACGAGCTGGAGGCCTGGGTCCTGAGCTGA